A single Garra rufa chromosome 9, GarRuf1.0, whole genome shotgun sequence DNA region contains:
- the cdc42ep5 gene encoding cdc42 effector protein 5, producing the protein MPLHKSSSRAPRLDPTMISAPLGDFRHTMHIGRGGDAFGDTSFLSSHGPSSPSPKPVQPVMGASVETTDNKMNHNSEIEYEEDTGPNELRHSESVSSFDLDLDLGPSILGDVLGVMDGLTMASSHKDGEEVFSPSKSTRDVMMSPRSAANELSERMRMESMTKEVSQRDEQLNEVNGVKSKGLRPKVRFSDKRDEIIGRQEVIEGLDVEVEEEIGLRPNKGMQEISGRTAYDKDPRQAEVVNRREDNSPSLSSSVSSEYEGVSPLDRRREDQHLSETDSEEEGANGQQGYTFEDEFDDEIGL; encoded by the coding sequence ATGCCTCTGCACAAATCATCTTCTCGAGCTCCTCGTCTGGATCCCACCATGATCTCCGCTCCTCTGGGTGATTTCCGTCACACCATGCACATTGGTCGTGGTGGAGACGCTTTCGGGGACACCTCTTTCCTGTCCAGCCACGGCCCCTCTAGTCCCAGTCCCAAGCCTGTGCAACCAGTCATGGGAGCCAGTGTAGAGACCACAGACAATAAAATGAACCATAACAGTGAAATTGAATACGAAGAAGACACTGGTCCAAATGAGCTCAGGCACTCTGAGTCAGTTTCTTCCTTTGACCTGGACTTGGATTTAGGGCCTTCGATTTTAGGAGACGTCCTGGGAGTAATGGATGGACTGACGATGGCTTCTTCTCACAAAGATGGCGAAGAGGTGTTTAGTCCCAGCAAGAGCACGAGGGATGTGATGATGTCACCAAGGAGTGCTGCCAATGAGTTGAGCGAAAGGATGAGGATGGAAAGTATGACTAAAGAGGTGAGCCAAAGAGATGAGCAACTCAATGAGGTGAATGGCGTCAAATCTAAAGGGCTCAGGCCTAAAGTGCGTTTCAGCGACAAGCGTGATGAGATCATCGGCCGACAGGAAGTAATCGAAGGGCTAGACGTGGAAGTTGAAGAAGAAATAGGCTTGAGACCAAATAAGGGGATGCAAGAGATTAGCGGGAGAACGGCTTACGACAAAGACCCGAGACAAGCAGAGGTGGTTAACCGGAGGGAGGATAACTCTCCAAGCCTCTCTTCCTCAGTGAGCTCAGAATATGAGGGAGTGTCACCGTTGGACCGAAGGAGAGAAGACCAGCATCTTTCAGAAACAGATTCAGAGGAGGAAGGTGCCAACGGACAACAAGGATACACTTTTGAAGACGAATTTGATGATGAGATTGGCCTATAA